A window from Ignavibacteriota bacterium encodes these proteins:
- a CDS encoding TonB-dependent receptor gives MIFNHIIKKTLLSLSILLLIFSYSNIFSQTGSIKGRILDSSTKEALFGANVIIKGTSLGSASDLDGNYIIRNISVGKQNLEISYIGYNPKSIEINIVENRIINYDVELDYKVLEGEVVVVTGQVEGQIQAINQQLSSNTISNVVSKSRIEELPDVNAAESIGRLPGVSISRSGGEANKVSIRGLSPKYNTVTVNGVRLPSNSGEDRSVDLSLISSNMLAGIEVKKANTADMDADALGGTIDLRLKEAPSNFKANINAQGGYNKMLKDWGNYNINGNVSNRFLDNQFGVILGFNADQYNRSADQYSGTYTRRDSPQGVTENIINNVITRDVNTIRDRLGASLVLDYKIPNGRLSLNGFFNQLSWDQRRREQTYNLADNRHYILFRENGGKTNIFTAAFGSEQDFDWFKYDFGVSLTGTETSAPNEREFNFVREGGSFVGAVTVDTHPTEISQLATNDSTRIGIQDVYRYDTDRNENQSTVQFNVQIPINFSNDITGHFKTGAKFRWLDRKNDQEQYGRNGLYYGNGSGPNNFLTVLGERIPEWDVEGLVDQYGVLPISHFLSNYSRDNFLDKKFPLGFQADFNMLNRMYNALNMVTDSSESQLDKITIGSLADDYEGIEHYQAAYAMAEFNFGNLFTFIPGIRYENDYSKYTAFVFREVTINNTPAPPADLDTVTSIRQNDFLLPMIHLIATPNDWLKIRLAYTQTLTRPDFNMYAPVTRINSQNNYMRAANTKIKPSVSTNFDLAVSVYENHVGLFTISGFYKSIKDLIFQYNYPINADIPLLEGFLIPENWTKNVQYGADTYINNENPAYYRGFEIDWQTNFWFIPYMEGVVLNINYTRIFSEMDKQRFTLVQSDRRKPGGGPPRYYMDLSDTVRSSRLPDQPSHIANITLGYDYKGFSARLSFLYQTDKVAYIDLNKELDQFSGEYSRWDFTLQQTIMENLQLFCNFTNLNERPDESFRGTSLNNPTYIEYYGLTVDFGLRIKL, from the coding sequence ATGATTTTTAATCATATCATCAAAAAGACTTTGCTCAGCTTATCAATTTTACTTCTCATCTTTTCTTATTCTAATATTTTTTCACAAACTGGTTCAATAAAAGGAAGGATTTTAGATAGCAGCACAAAAGAAGCTCTATTTGGAGCAAATGTAATTATTAAAGGAACCTCATTAGGTTCGGCTTCGGATTTAGATGGTAATTATATTATTAGAAATATATCAGTTGGAAAACAGAACTTAGAAATTTCTTATATTGGTTATAATCCCAAATCTATAGAAATTAATATTGTTGAAAATAGAATTATTAATTATGATGTTGAGCTTGATTACAAAGTTCTTGAAGGAGAAGTAGTTGTAGTAACTGGTCAAGTTGAAGGACAAATTCAAGCAATTAATCAACAATTATCATCAAACACGATTTCAAATGTTGTTTCAAAAAGCCGTATTGAAGAACTCCCGGATGTAAATGCAGCTGAATCAATTGGTAGGTTACCCGGAGTTTCTATTAGTAGATCGGGAGGTGAAGCAAACAAAGTTTCGATTCGTGGACTTTCCCCAAAATACAATACAGTAACAGTAAATGGTGTTCGTTTACCATCTAATAGTGGCGAAGATAGAAGTGTTGATCTTTCTTTAATTTCATCAAATATGCTTGCGGGTATTGAAGTAAAAAAAGCTAACACTGCAGATATGGATGCTGATGCGTTGGGCGGAACAATTGATTTAAGATTAAAGGAAGCTCCATCGAACTTTAAAGCTAATATTAATGCTCAAGGTGGATATAATAAAATGCTAAAGGATTGGGGTAATTATAATATCAATGGAAATGTTAGTAATAGATTTTTAGATAATCAATTTGGAGTAATTTTAGGATTTAATGCAGATCAATATAATAGAAGTGCTGATCAATATTCTGGAACTTATACAAGAAGAGATTCGCCTCAAGGAGTAACTGAAAATATTATTAATAATGTAATAACCAGAGATGTAAATACCATTAGAGATAGATTAGGTGCAAGTTTAGTTTTAGATTATAAAATTCCTAATGGTAGACTTTCTTTAAATGGCTTTTTTAATCAGTTAAGTTGGGATCAGCGAAGAAGAGAACAAACTTATAATTTAGCGGATAACCGTCATTATATTTTGTTCAGAGAAAATGGCGGGAAAACAAATATTTTTACTGCGGCTTTTGGATCAGAGCAAGATTTTGATTGGTTCAAATATGATTTTGGTGTATCATTAACTGGAACCGAAACATCTGCTCCAAATGAACGTGAATTTAATTTTGTTAGAGAGGGTGGTTCATTTGTTGGTGCAGTTACAGTTGATACACATCCGACAGAAATTTCACAACTTGCAACAAATGATTCAACTAGGATTGGAATTCAAGATGTTTATAGATATGACACAGATAGAAACGAAAATCAATCAACGGTACAATTTAATGTTCAGATACCGATAAATTTCTCTAATGATATAACAGGACATTTTAAAACTGGCGCAAAATTCAGATGGTTAGATAGAAAAAATGATCAGGAACAATACGGAAGGAATGGTTTATACTACGGGAATGGTAGTGGTCCAAACAATTTCTTAACTGTGCTTGGCGAAAGAATTCCCGAATGGGATGTTGAAGGATTAGTTGATCAATATGGAGTTCTTCCTATTTCTCATTTTCTTTCAAACTATTCTAGAGATAATTTTCTTGATAAAAAATTTCCATTAGGATTTCAGGCAGATTTTAATATGCTTAACAGAATGTACAATGCTTTAAATATGGTTACAGATAGCAGTGAATCTCAACTTGATAAAATTACAATTGGAAGCTTAGCTGATGATTACGAGGGGATTGAACATTACCAAGCTGCTTATGCAATGGCAGAATTTAATTTTGGTAATTTATTTACATTTATTCCGGGAATCAGATATGAAAACGATTATTCAAAATATACTGCTTTTGTATTTAGGGAAGTTACAATAAATAATACTCCTGCACCACCAGCAGATTTAGATACAGTTACTTCAATCCGTCAAAATGATTTTCTACTTCCAATGATTCATTTAATTGCAACACCAAATGATTGGTTGAAAATAAGATTGGCATATACTCAAACTTTAACAAGACCAGATTTTAATATGTATGCTCCAGTAACAAGAATAAATTCACAAAATAATTATATGAGAGCTGCAAATACAAAAATAAAACCTTCAGTTTCAACAAACTTTGATTTAGCAGTTTCAGTTTATGAAAACCATGTAGGACTTTTTACCATTTCAGGTTTTTATAAATCTATTAAAGATTTGATTTTCCAATACAATTATCCAATAAATGCAGATATTCCACTTCTTGAAGGTTTTTTGATTCCAGAAAATTGGACAAAGAATGTTCAGTATGGTGCTGATACTTATATAAATAATGAAAACCCCGCCTATTATAGAGGATTTGAAATAGATTGGCAAACTAATTTTTGGTTCATTCCATATATGGAAGGTGTTGTTCTCAATATTAATTACACAAGAATTTTTTCTGAAATGGATAAACAGAGATTTACTTTGGTTCAATCAGATAGAAGAAAACCAGGTGGTGGACCGCCAAGATACTATATGGATTTATCTGATACTGTAAGAAGCAGCAGGTTACCTGATCAACCTTCACATATTGCAAACATAACACTGGGTTATGATTATAAAGGATTTTCAGCACGACTTTCATTCTTATATCAAACTGATAAAGTAGCTTATATTGATCTAAATAAAGAATTAGATCAATTTTCGGGCGAATATTCAAGATGGGATTTTACTTTACAGCAAACTATTATGGAAAATTTACAATTATTCTGCAATTTCACAAATTTGAATGAAAGACCTGACGAAAGTTTTAGAGGGACTTCTCTTAACAATCCAACTTATATTGAATACTATGGGTTAACAGTTGATTTTGGTTTAAGAATTAAATTATAA
- a CDS encoding T9SS type A sorting domain-containing protein, whose translation MRIMYKAFLMTLFLGVIFTNTKAQSELVVEWADANGDVVVNALYDAITNDTLRPDDRVYKLRAGGYYWNSERIDNNGFHLRIIGEEPDPTDELKNPAVIQMIARTDGSTTDGIIRGYSDITLKNVWMTGAFAGTGTQTTYQPFQMDATNSTFIFDNCIFDRSNFAMIAFTNSGNDITITNCKFRNLIGRPSTQQWEGRGVSIWADQKSVVVENCTFFNLGFTAIQIESGAAKYVRIVHNTFVNVGRIILQSSWWRDAYIANNVIVNGFWHAEGYIDYTSAGRDPRGNFPGYFNISALPSMYGPEEGRRFLLTNTSAYTAPEFTSYYADSLLVGKYIGVPAKEDFIDKYETMRIFDTLWVDPGMPTNTTENYPNMIQNIQDLRAGITPAHEWFWNLPVFEGVECYECVSWPLPENFKYTNTSLMTASTNGLPLGDLNWFPESKAIWEANHDEYVSYIESLAGEVINYDLVDEAQAEDGTLTNGAEVETAQGLSYYEMNSGFIEWTFDVAEAGQYDINLYVNLKGRGTSGVNFFVNGFEIHDPRGWGQYVFGNDGANTTVNAGFDINNWGWWLVKQEEIKEVIDNPSLTPLYLNAGTNVIQIKASWCDNKFGGFELRKAGTTDVVLSLKGADVTAYSVAKPVLEGAAWAPQWFKSVALNGGSATVNFNAPTDGDYVIQAFYQNYNGPSTGNVLVDGTVAVSFDYNSDPDSVGLSGLSTAFPLTAGTHAIGLSGTGVNLDLVQLIKKSVAVGIEEEMLPEGYSLTQNYPNPFNPSTQINFSIGKANNVKLFIYNVLGQKVATLLNKNLKAGTHTVNFNAHNLSSGVYFYGIEAGEFKLYKKMMLLK comes from the coding sequence ATGAGAATAATGTACAAGGCATTTTTAATGACTTTATTTTTAGGAGTCATTTTTACAAACACTAAAGCTCAATCAGAATTAGTTGTTGAGTGGGCTGATGCAAATGGAGATGTTGTTGTTAATGCATTATATGATGCTATTACAAATGATACACTAAGACCAGATGACCGTGTATATAAATTACGTGCCGGCGGTTATTACTGGAATTCAGAAAGAATAGACAATAATGGTTTTCACTTAAGAATTATTGGTGAGGAACCAGATCCAACAGATGAATTAAAAAATCCAGCAGTAATTCAAATGATTGCAAGAACAGATGGCTCAACTACAGATGGAATAATAAGAGGTTATAGTGATATCACTCTTAAGAATGTTTGGATGACTGGCGCATTTGCTGGAACAGGTACTCAAACAACTTATCAGCCATTTCAAATGGATGCTACAAATAGTACTTTCATTTTTGACAATTGTATTTTCGATAGAAGTAATTTTGCAATGATTGCTTTTACAAATAGTGGAAATGATATTACCATTACTAATTGTAAATTCAGAAATTTAATTGGAAGACCCAGCACTCAGCAATGGGAAGGTAGGGGGGTTTCAATTTGGGCAGATCAAAAAAGTGTTGTAGTTGAAAACTGTACCTTTTTTAATTTAGGATTTACAGCTATTCAAATTGAAAGTGGAGCAGCAAAATATGTACGAATAGTTCATAATACATTTGTTAATGTTGGTAGAATTATATTACAATCTAGTTGGTGGAGAGATGCTTATATAGCCAATAACGTTATTGTAAATGGATTCTGGCATGCAGAAGGTTATATTGATTATACTAGTGCTGGTCGTGATCCCCGCGGTAATTTCCCAGGATATTTTAATATATCTGCACTTCCATCTATGTACGGACCAGAAGAAGGACGTCGCTTCTTATTAACAAATACTTCCGCATATACTGCACCCGAATTTACTTCATATTATGCTGATTCATTATTAGTTGGTAAATATATTGGTGTTCCAGCAAAAGAGGATTTCATTGATAAATATGAAACGATGAGAATATTTGATACATTATGGGTTGATCCAGGTATGCCGACAAATACGACTGAAAATTATCCCAATATGATCCAAAATATTCAGGATTTAAGAGCAGGAATTACACCCGCTCATGAATGGTTCTGGAATCTACCAGTTTTTGAAGGCGTTGAATGTTATGAATGCGTAAGCTGGCCATTACCAGAAAACTTTAAGTACACAAATACAAGTTTGATGACTGCAAGTACAAATGGATTACCTTTAGGAGATTTAAACTGGTTCCCAGAATCTAAAGCTATTTGGGAAGCAAATCATGATGAGTATGTTTCATATATCGAAAGTCTTGCAGGTGAAGTTATAAATTATGATTTAGTTGATGAAGCTCAAGCTGAAGATGGAACTTTAACAAATGGTGCTGAAGTTGAAACTGCTCAAGGTTTATCATATTATGAAATGAATTCTGGATTTATTGAATGGACTTTTGATGTTGCAGAAGCTGGACAGTATGATATTAATTTGTATGTTAATCTTAAGGGACGAGGAACCAGTGGTGTAAATTTCTTTGTTAACGGATTTGAAATACATGATCCAAGAGGTTGGGGACAGTATGTATTTGGAAATGATGGAGCTAATACAACCGTTAATGCCGGGTTTGATATAAATAATTGGGGATGGTGGTTAGTAAAACAAGAGGAAATCAAAGAAGTAATTGATAATCCATCATTAACACCATTGTATCTAAATGCTGGTACAAATGTGATTCAAATTAAAGCTTCATGGTGTGATAATAAATTTGGTGGTTTTGAGCTCAGAAAAGCTGGAACTACTGATGTTGTACTATCTCTTAAGGGTGCTGATGTAACTGCATATTCTGTTGCTAAACCAGTTCTAGAAGGTGCTGCTTGGGCTCCACAATGGTTTAAGTCAGTTGCATTGAATGGTGGAAGTGCAACAGTTAATTTTAATGCTCCTACTGATGGTGATTATGTTATTCAGGCGTTTTATCAAAATTATAACGGTCCTTCAACTGGTAATGTTCTCGTTGATGGTACAGTTGCAGTATCATTTGATTATAATTCAGATCCAGATTCAGTTGGGTTATCAGGTTTATCTACTGCATTTCCATTAACTGCAGGAACACATGCGATAGGATTATCCGGCACTGGTGTAAACTTGGATTTAGTACAATTGATTAAAAAATCAGTCGCTGTTGGTATTGAAGAAGAAATGCTTCCAGAAGGATATTCATTAACTCAAAATTATCCAAACCCATTTAATCCAAGTACCCAAATAAATTTTTCAATTGGAAAAGCTAATAACGTAAAATTATTTATATATAATGTTTTGGGTCAAAAAGTTGCCACACTATTAAATAAGAATTTAAAAGCTGGTACACATACTGTAAACTTTAATGCTCATAATCTTAGTTCTGGTGTTTATTTCTATGGTATTGAAGCAGGAGAATTTAAGCTTTATAAAAAAATGATGTTACTAAAATAG
- a CDS encoding extracellular solute-binding protein, whose product MIRIKQKWGFTFLFFIALIYVIIFLLGISTSHEGITEIYFADRITKAHKILIDRYNDLNKGKIKVIPIDFSNFDFSTNDRKELLARSLRGRGDGIDLLAVDIIWVQRFARWCEPLDNYFTKEEKDKLLDVTMQSCYYENDLVAVPFDISLGLIYYRDDIIKSLPNGNKILSSLANITWEEFIEIGHSLEIQNPFYIFPAADYEGLICVFMELLYSIQPNYYEKYKFNLNTNEAKKALSLLVDFVNKFNLSPKQVTEFTEVPSYSYFLKNDGIFIRGWQTYRKDFEDSPFDIEKEKNLKTMQIPNFKNGKRTSTLGGWNLMVSKFSEHKEETVDFIKFLLSESSQEVIYDQAGFAPVIKKFYTDENYLQKYPEIVKLKKIYDTGIFRPAHPEYTKFSKIMAHYFTLAIKNKISVEQALTMATQEILYDKMLDK is encoded by the coding sequence ATGATTAGAATAAAACAAAAATGGGGTTTTACATTTCTATTTTTTATCGCACTAATTTATGTTATTATTTTTTTATTAGGCATATCAACTTCACATGAAGGCATAACAGAAATTTATTTTGCTGATAGAATTACAAAAGCTCATAAAATATTAATTGACCGTTATAATGATCTTAATAAAGGCAAAATAAAAGTTATCCCAATTGATTTTTCTAATTTTGATTTTAGTACAAATGATAGAAAAGAATTACTTGCAAGATCGCTTAGAGGAAGAGGAGATGGAATTGATCTGCTTGCTGTTGATATTATTTGGGTTCAAAGATTTGCAAGATGGTGCGAACCTTTAGATAATTATTTCACAAAAGAAGAAAAGGATAAACTTCTTGATGTAACTATGCAATCATGTTATTATGAAAATGATTTAGTTGCTGTGCCGTTTGATATTTCGCTGGGGTTAATTTATTATCGCGATGATATAATAAAATCTCTCCCAAATGGAAATAAAATTCTATCTTCATTGGCAAATATTACTTGGGAAGAATTTATTGAAATTGGACATTCTCTTGAAATTCAAAATCCTTTTTACATATTTCCCGCTGCTGATTACGAAGGATTAATTTGCGTTTTCATGGAACTGCTTTATAGCATTCAACCAAATTATTATGAAAAATACAAATTTAATTTAAATACTAATGAAGCGAAAAAAGCATTATCCCTACTTGTAGATTTTGTTAACAAATTTAATTTATCACCCAAACAAGTAACTGAATTTACTGAAGTTCCAAGTTATTCATACTTTCTAAAAAATGATGGTATTTTTATCAGAGGTTGGCAAACTTATAGAAAAGATTTTGAAGATTCTCCATTCGATATTGAAAAAGAAAAGAATCTAAAAACTATGCAAATACCTAACTTCAAAAACGGAAAAAGGACATCAACTTTAGGTGGATGGAATTTAATGGTTTCAAAATTTTCTGAACATAAAGAAGAAACAGTTGATTTCATTAAATTTCTGTTAAGTGAAAGTTCTCAAGAAGTAATTTATGATCAAGCCGGATTTGCGCCGGTTATTAAGAAATTTTATACAGATGAAAATTATCTTCAAAAATATCCGGAAATAGTAAAGCTTAAAAAAATTTATGATACCGGAATTTTTAGACCAGCACACCCGGAATACACAAAGTTCTCAAAAATTATGGCTCACTATTTTACTCTTGCAATAAAAAATAAAATCTCTGTTGAACAAGCTTTAACAATGGCAACGCAAGAAATACTTTATGATAAAATGCTTGATAAATAA
- a CDS encoding ATP-binding protein translates to MLKNKIKNKFSKYRFEIRHITIFFIVLIMFQIILAFIQKSSLNQYLNETQNWYQKHSAERLAIITSTSMELLFENLIQQKFLNDLEERKIISSFNVIVKQQLLQKSVNDIFLILIKENKLYIIDSGSELHNFLRNKLEPFEINKNKYTEEVSLFLRHKSAMQKNEIIYSELHNNETFNILVPFVPDGEYLGVMFMKITPNFNFITNEVAKNFDNISIIYSILIFIGLLAIFLVSSQAVKERNEARQKLFEEHEENIKNQVRAEKESLFTKRIYHTHHKAEKIIGFIKEDVRSANSENINELKKKIITYSNFISRIIYDMKWYDQAINTIINPMFRTDINQAIQFIIDNIFLRISSKNDMFEFKVNLDERIPKVHVNEFIVWEIIEPLIQNSIDHGNKKFINICVLTNYNVENNLTTIIIEDDGVGVENELLQISEQGIKNIFLENKTTKKMENTNSGYGCYIAYQMAVQRCGWNLDVNNKKEGGCIFTIKIKN, encoded by the coding sequence ATGTTAAAAAATAAAATCAAAAATAAATTTTCCAAATATAGATTTGAAATTAGGCACATTACAATTTTTTTTATTGTACTTATTATGTTTCAAATTATTTTAGCTTTTATACAAAAATCTTCGCTTAACCAATATCTAAACGAAACTCAAAATTGGTATCAAAAACACTCTGCTGAAAGATTGGCAATAATTACATCAACAAGTATGGAATTACTTTTTGAAAATCTTATTCAACAAAAATTTTTGAATGATCTTGAAGAAAGAAAAATCATATCATCGTTTAATGTTATTGTTAAGCAGCAATTATTGCAGAAAAGTGTAAATGATATTTTTTTAATTCTGATTAAAGAAAATAAACTTTATATAATTGACTCCGGTAGCGAACTTCACAATTTTCTCAGGAATAAACTGGAACCGTTTGAAATAAACAAAAACAAATATACAGAAGAGGTAAGTTTATTTCTTCGTCATAAATCCGCAATGCAGAAAAATGAAATTATTTATAGTGAACTTCATAATAATGAAACATTTAATATATTAGTTCCTTTTGTACCGGATGGAGAATATTTAGGAGTTATGTTTATGAAAATTACTCCTAATTTTAATTTTATAACAAATGAAGTTGCAAAAAATTTTGATAATATTTCAATCATCTATTCCATATTAATTTTCATTGGTCTTCTCGCAATATTTTTGGTTTCATCCCAAGCAGTAAAAGAAAGAAATGAAGCTAGACAAAAACTGTTTGAAGAACATGAAGAAAATATTAAGAATCAAGTACGCGCTGAAAAAGAATCTTTGTTTACAAAAAGAATTTACCATACACATCATAAAGCTGAAAAAATAATTGGTTTTATTAAAGAAGACGTAAGAAGTGCCAACTCAGAAAATATTAATGAGTTAAAGAAAAAAATAATTACTTATTCAAATTTTATATCAAGAATAATTTATGATATGAAATGGTATGATCAAGCAATAAATACAATAATAAATCCAATGTTTAGAACGGATATAAATCAAGCAATTCAATTTATTATAGATAATATATTCTTAAGAATCAGTAGTAAAAATGATATGTTTGAATTTAAAGTAAATTTGGATGAGCGAATTCCCAAAGTTCATGTAAATGAATTTATAGTATGGGAAATAATTGAACCGCTTATTCAAAATAGTATTGATCACGGGAACAAAAAATTTATTAACATTTGTGTTTTAACAAATTATAATGTGGAAAATAATTTGACTACCATCATTATTGAAGATGACGGAGTTGGAGTTGAGAATGAATTATTACAAATTAGTGAGCAAGGAATAAAAAATATCTTTCTCGAAAACAAAACCACAAAAAAAATGGAAAATACAAATTCCGGCTATGGTTGCTATATTGCGTATCAAATGGCTGTTCAAAGATGTGGATGGAATTTAGATGTAAACAATAAAAAAGAAGGCGGATGTATTTTTACAATTAAAATTAAAAACTGA
- a CDS encoding sigma-54-dependent Fis family transcriptional regulator, translated as MSEKPKINILLVEDEEFDVKRVKNTLRYYENRLFVDKVVSNGKAAIEYIKEFPDRFDVVILDYQISGGWKGEELIQKIKECDRFIQIIVITKMTINITDYNFANSLIKSGAYWYCTKFPGNIEEYIYQPTDFILSIFNAYEKKKLEKQKSKSDTRLNKNIESLLESKKIIGESTPMIELRSMIKKYAMSDANVLISGDSGTGKELVAWNIHLNSKRKHENFVPINCGSIPGELLESELFGYQKGSFTGASSNKQGLFEIADHGTLFLDEVAELPLSAQVKLLRVIQEGEIEKIGRTNKISVNVRIIAATNKDIINCVSEGSFREDLYYRLNVVPIDVVPLKYRGRDILELFYHFLEYFADDLEIPMPKLDLEAEEILLNYKWPGNVRELRNVVQRLVLNTQGNITAKDISNPMILRNHRFIKENRNLDSINFDRIVPLKEIEKEFRVKYISYVKSISNSDSSAAEKLGLAPSNFYRMCKELGLK; from the coding sequence ATGTCGGAAAAACCAAAGATAAATATTTTGCTTGTTGAAGATGAAGAATTTGATGTTAAGAGAGTTAAAAATACTTTGCGATATTATGAAAATAGATTATTTGTTGATAAAGTAGTTTCTAACGGCAAAGCTGCAATTGAATACATTAAAGAATTTCCGGATCGATTTGACGTTGTTATTCTTGATTATCAAATTTCCGGCGGGTGGAAAGGTGAAGAATTAATTCAAAAAATTAAAGAATGTGATCGGTTTATTCAAATAATTGTAATTACAAAAATGACAATTAACATAACGGATTATAATTTTGCTAACAGCCTTATAAAATCGGGAGCATATTGGTATTGTACAAAATTTCCGGGGAATATTGAAGAATATATTTATCAGCCAACGGATTTTATTTTGAGCATTTTTAATGCTTATGAAAAGAAAAAATTAGAGAAACAGAAAAGTAAATCAGATACAAGATTAAACAAAAATATTGAGTCCTTACTTGAATCGAAAAAAATTATTGGTGAATCAACTCCAATGATTGAATTAAGAAGCATGATTAAAAAATATGCAATGAGTGATGCAAATGTTTTAATTAGTGGAGATTCCGGAACCGGTAAAGAATTAGTTGCATGGAATATTCATTTAAATAGTAAAAGAAAACATGAAAATTTTGTTCCAATAAATTGTGGAAGCATCCCCGGTGAATTGCTGGAGAGCGAATTGTTCGGTTATCAAAAAGGTTCATTTACCGGAGCATCATCAAATAAACAAGGACTTTTTGAAATTGCGGATCATGGCACACTTTTTTTAGATGAAGTTGCAGAACTTCCTTTATCTGCTCAAGTAAAATTACTTCGTGTAATTCAAGAAGGCGAAATAGAAAAAATTGGTAGAACTAATAAAATATCTGTAAATGTTAGAATAATTGCTGCTACAAATAAAGATATAATAAATTGTGTAAGCGAGGGATCATTCCGAGAAGATTTATACTATAGACTTAATGTTGTTCCAATAGATGTTGTTCCTTTAAAATATCGTGGTAGAGATATCCTTGAATTGTTTTATCATTTCCTTGAATATTTTGCTGATGATTTGGAAATCCCAATGCCAAAACTTGACCTTGAAGCCGAAGAAATTTTGTTAAATTATAAGTGGCCCGGAAATGTTAGAGAATTAAGAAATGTTGTACAAAGATTAGTATTAAATACACAAGGTAATATAACTGCAAAGGATATAAGCAATCCGATGATTTTAAGAAATCATAGATTTATTAAGGAAAATAGAAATTTAGACAGCATAAATTTTGATAGAATTGTTCCGTTAAAAGAAATTGAAAAAGAATTTAGAGTAAAATACATCTCATATGTAAAAAGTATTTCTAATTCAGACTCAAGTGCTGCAGAAAAATTAGGATTGGCTCCATCAAACTTTTACAGAATGTGTAAAGAATTAGGATTAAAATAA